The genomic stretch AATGAAAATGACAGAGGGCCAGCCAATTGTTTGCCTTCAGGGCTGAAAACAACCAAATCTTGAGCTTCGATTTGAATTGGCGTGTTCTGTTCAAGAGATTGAGTTCCATCTTTCACTTGATCTACCTCTAGTTCAAGAAACTCGACAATACTTTCGGCAGCGCCCACCGCTTGTTGCTTCGCGTGATAGAAAGTGCCGAGATCTCGAAGTGGTTGGTAAAACTCAGGAGCTAAAATCAGGATGAACAGGCCAGCAAACAAGGTGACGCCAGCACCGTAGTAACCAAAGTTCAATTCACCGATGTAACTGAAGCCGAAGTAAACCGCAGTAATAGCGATAGAAATAGAAGTGAAGAACTCCAGTACCGCAGAAGAAAGGAATGCGATTTTTAGTACATCCATCGTGCGGGTACGAAATACCTCTGATGCCCCTTTTAGGGTCTCAGTTTCTGACTTTGTACGGTCGAAAAGGCGAATAGTCGTCATCGCTTGCAATCGGTCGTAGAAGTGACCGGATAAGCGTTGCATTGCTTTGAAGTTTTTACGGTTCGCTTCCGCGGCTTTGATACCAACTAATGCCATAAAAATAGGCACCAGTGGGGCCGTCACAAGGAAGATTAAACCTGCCGCCCAGTTAACTGGGAATACCACAACCAAAATGATGAAAGGAACTAATACCGACAGCGACATTTGAGGTAAGTAGCGAGAGAAGAAGTCTTGCATGTTCTCAACTTGCTCTAGAATCAATGTCGCCCAACTGCCTGCTGGTTTGCCTTTAATGTAAGCAGGCCCCAGCTTGTGGACTTTGTCTAAAATGAGCTGTCGAATGTAAACTCGGATTTGTTCGCCACAGCGGTAGCCCGCAATTTCGCGGCCCCACGTACATGCAGCGCGGCCGATGACGGTTCCGACTAATCCGACAAAGTGCCAAATGAGCTCACTTTTATCGACTTGTTCGATGATTAATTGGTGAAGAATGGAGGCGAGCAGGGCTGCTTGAGCCAATAAAAACACGCTTGAAAGTACGCCTAGGCCTATCGCAATCATGAGCCAGCGCTTGGCTAACTTGCTCTGTTGCTTAAGCCACTTATTCAAGCTGCTTTGCTTTTTCTTATCCATCGTGAAGGCTTAATGATAATTGTTTTAATGAGGCGGTAGTATACAAAAGAAAACCCAGCGGGAATACCGCTGGGCTTTAAGGATATGACACAAATGTGAAAAGTTATTTGTCACTAAGTGCGTCTAGGAAGCGTTCCGCATCCAGGGCAGCCATACAGCCTGTACCTGCTGATGTGATTGCTTGACGATAGTTGTGATCCATTACGTCACCAGCTGCAAATACACCTTCAATGCTGGTTTGCGTTGCGTTGCCTTCTAGACCCGACTTCACAACGATGTAGCCATCTTTCATTTCTAGTTGGCCTTCAAAGATCTGGGTGTTTGGCTGGTGGCCGATCGCGATAAACGCGCCCATCACTTCAAGATCTTCAGTTGTGCCTGTGTTTACATCTTTAATGCGAACACCAGTTACACCCATATCGTCGCCCAGAACTTCATCTAGTGTGCGATCGGTGTGAAGAATGATGTTGCCATTTTCCACTTTGTCCATAAGACGATTAATGAGGATCTTCTCAGCACGGAATGAATCACGACGGTGGATCAGGTGAACTTCAGATGCGATGTTAGATAGGTACAGCGCTTCTTCAACCGCTGTGTTACCGCCGCCGACAACCGCTACTTTTTGGTTGCGGTAGAAGAAACCGTCACACGTAGCACATGCCGATACGCCGCGACCTTTGAACGCTTCTTCTGATTCCAGACCTAGGTATTTAGCTGATGCACCTGTTGAAATGATCAAAGCATCACAGGTGTACTCACCAGAATCACCTTTTAAACGGAATGGACGTTGAGACAGTTCAACTTCGTTGATGTGATCGAATACGATTTCTGTTTCGAAACGTTCCGCATGCTCTTTCATGCGTTCCATTAATGCTGGGCCTGTTAGGCCTTCTGCATCACCTGGCCAGTTTTCTACTTCTGTTGTAGTGGTTAGCTGACCACCTTGTTGCATTCCCGTCACAAGTACAGGGTTTAGATTCGCGCGCGCAGCGTATACTGCCGCGGTGTAACCTGCTGGACCAGAACCAAGAATTAATAGTTTACAGTGTTTTACGTCGCTCATTGTGGCTCCAAAGAGGGCTGAACATTTCTCTCGATTGTATGGAAATTCTTATAGCTTTAAAAGCATAAACGGCGATTGAGATCGAATAAATGGTTATAGATTAGAACTCACTATCGCGTGATAGAAATTGTCTCAATCCAGCATAAAATTCTATTTGCAGTAGAGAAATCTAGTTTCAAATGTT from Vibrio parahaemolyticus encodes the following:
- the cydD gene encoding heme ABC transporter permease/ATP-binding protein CydD; protein product: MDKKKQSSLNKWLKQQSKLAKRWLMIAIGLGVLSSVFLLAQAALLASILHQLIIEQVDKSELIWHFVGLVGTVIGRAACTWGREIAGYRCGEQIRVYIRQLILDKVHKLGPAYIKGKPAGSWATLILEQVENMQDFFSRYLPQMSLSVLVPFIILVVVFPVNWAAGLIFLVTAPLVPIFMALVGIKAAEANRKNFKAMQRLSGHFYDRLQAMTTIRLFDRTKSETETLKGASEVFRTRTMDVLKIAFLSSAVLEFFTSISIAITAVYFGFSYIGELNFGYYGAGVTLFAGLFILILAPEFYQPLRDLGTFYHAKQQAVGAAESIVEFLELEVDQVKDGTQSLEQNTPIQIEAQDLVVFSPEGKQLAGPLSFSLEANQSTALVGPSGAGKTSLVNTILGFMPYKGSLKINGCELSQLDLSTWREAVSWIGQNPMLLHGSIRDNVTLGKHDIPDAQVNTVLNDSYAAEFVEMHGLNYAISDRSGGLSVGQAQRLALARAMLQNGRFWLLDEPTASLDARSEKLVMEGINKYTQSTTNLMITHQLAPLQNVSQILVMQDGQIVQRGDYATLASQEGLFKDMLAANLAQRESDKGNLDA
- the trxB gene encoding thioredoxin-disulfide reductase yields the protein MSDVKHCKLLILGSGPAGYTAAVYAARANLNPVLVTGMQQGGQLTTTTEVENWPGDAEGLTGPALMERMKEHAERFETEIVFDHINEVELSQRPFRLKGDSGEYTCDALIISTGASAKYLGLESEEAFKGRGVSACATCDGFFYRNQKVAVVGGGNTAVEEALYLSNIASEVHLIHRRDSFRAEKILINRLMDKVENGNIILHTDRTLDEVLGDDMGVTGVRIKDVNTGTTEDLEVMGAFIAIGHQPNTQIFEGQLEMKDGYIVVKSGLEGNATQTSIEGVFAAGDVMDHNYRQAITSAGTGCMAALDAERFLDALSDK